In the genome of Anabaena cylindrica PCC 7122, the window TTTGGTTGCAATCATCAATACTAAACAGGTGTTTTTACCATTTATTTGTATTTTTGAGGATTACCCACAATGACATCTATAGGCATAGCTGCTACTCAAATTTCAATCAGCACAATTATTCCTCTGCTGATTGCTATTAATGATCGTGATTATCTACAGTTTAAAGAATTGGAAAAAACCTTTGTTTCCCAGAATAACGTTGAAGTTTGGCAAGATGTTTTTAATTTCCGCATTTTACCAGCACTTGATCACCAATCTAAAAAATGGCTATTAGAAGCGTGGTGTGCTGAAGGAATTGTTAGTGTGAAGGATTTAGTTTGATAGTATAGCAGTCAATTATGGAAGTAGGGGTAAAGCGCAGTGCTAAACCCCTACACCTAAACCCTAATTCCAAAAAACTATGGTTTTCAACCTAAACGGTTACAAAATTATTAATTCCTAGGGTTCCCGTTAAACCAGTTACTTCAATAATGGCATCAGCAGCAGCATTAAAACCAGCCGTAGCATCGTTAATAGCCACAAAGGTACGGGTTCCAAAGCTAAATTTCGCTGCAAAATTTGCACTAAAATTAGCTGTTGTTAATTTAGTACTAATTCCCGCAGCATCAAGAGTTGCAACAGTTCCCGCAGTAGTAAAACCAGATCGTGTATTAGTAACAAGAAATAAATCATTGCCAGTGGTAGCATTAAAATCGGTGATAATGTCAAAGTTATTTAAAAGAGAATTGGTAAGGGTTTTGTAGCTAAATCGGTCAGTTCCTACTCCACCAAACAGGGTATCTTTACCAACACCACCAGTTAAGATATTATTACCACCATTACCCTTAATCACATTATTTCCGGCATTACCTGTGCCATTAATATTTGCAGTTCCTGTTAAAGTCAGGTTTTCTACATTAGTTGGTAGGATAGTAGTCACAGATGCAGTAAGAGTATCAGTTATAGTTGTCGTTACTTGTTTGACTGTACCCAAGCTGGCATTTCCAGGAGATGAAAGTGTCAGAGTAAAAGTTTCATTTGCTTCATTGAGGGAATTATTGAGAATGGGAATATTGATGATTTGAGTTTTTACCCCTGGGTTAAAAGTCAAGGTTCCCGTAGTGTTGGTATAGTCTGACCCTGCTGTAGCTGTACCGTTGCTAGTTGCATAGTTCACGGTAATAGTTTGAGTGCTGGTGTTAGATAGAGTAACGGTATAAGCTGCGTTTTGTGGACTGGTTCTACCTTCAACTATTGCCTGGTTTGCACTGAGGTTAATGGTGACAGATGGTGCTACATCATCATTAGTAACATTTCCTGTAACGGCAGTGGTTGTACCAACGGTGTAACCTGTGCCTGTCGCTAAAGTTAAAGCCACGGTTTCGTTAGCTTCAACAGTGGTATCGGCTGTTGGGTTTATTGTTAGGGTTGTTGTACTCGAACCAGCAGCAAAAATGATGGTTTTTCCTGTTCCGGGTGTTGCCCCTGTATAGTCGCTACTGTTGGCTGTACCAGCAATGCTATAGTTAACGGTTAGGGAATTGGTGGTGCTGCCTGTGCGGGTGAAGGTATAAACTAGATTGCTAGTTCCATCTTCGGTGACGCTAGTTGGTGTTACAGCTAGAGTAATATTAGTATTCAACGGTTGTCCGTTAAGTCCATAAATACGTGCAATGGCACCTGTTAAACCTGCATTGTAATCAAGGGCAACTTCGTTGGTAACATAGTTAGTGCGATCGTCTGAGTAGCTGTTATCGTTAGCTTGGTTGGGTCCACCTACCATTGCACCATAAAGGACGTTGCGATTAACAACTGGATCGTTAATGTTATTTGTCAGAGAACCGTGGGAACCACGATGATGGGGATTTTGAGGTGAATTATTACCAAAGCCAACCATATAGCTACGTTGGTTGGGATTATCACCTAAAATGTAATCAATTTGGCTTTCTGCAAAAGTGGAATAAAGTTTATTTGGATCGTTCACCGTATCAGCATACACACCTGCAACAAAAGCAGTATTTGCGGCGTAGCGAAGAGAACCCCACTGATTTAACCATGCCAGTCCACCGGGTGTGTATGTGACTCCTGTACCGTTTTTATTAGTCCAGAAACCAAGCCATTTTTCTACTTCAGTCCGATAACGAATGTTGGTACTTTCTTGGGCGAGAAGAACCATTGCACCATAGGATTTATCATCCCATGTTTGAGTCCATGTACCTAAATTGAGATTTGTAGAGTAGTTTTCGGCTTTGCTAAGATAGGTTGTGTTCGCATTTCCTGCTGCTTTAGTTGCTTTGTACAGCCATGTTGCAGCCCAAATTAGTTCGTCGTTATATCCGTAGGAGTTGTAAAACTTGGCGGCATCGGTAATGGAGTCAGAATATTTACCTTTATAGGTTTCGGCAAAGGCAAATAATTGAATAGCATTTTGTAGGAGACGATCAGCGTAAGTGACATTTGTGGATCGGAAAATAATTGATGCAGATGCTAAAGCTGCGGCTGCTTCCCCTGCCAGATCAGAACCTGGTTTAGTCGCATCTATTTTGAAGGCAGGGCGTGCCATGGTCATCTTTTCGGGGGGACCCCAAAAGGCGTGATCGCTATCGCCTAATCCTACCTGTCCCCAAAATCCTGTGGTAATGTTACCGTTGGTGACGTGGGCTTTGAGGATGTAATCGGTTCCCCATTTGATAGCATCCATGATTTCGTCTAGTTGTCCACTTTGCTGATAGGCGTTGCGATACTGAACAGCCCCCCAACTCAGCATTGTCATGGAACTAGCCATGGGAAAACCAAATTTGACATGATCTCCGGCATCATAGTAGCCGCCTGTTAGATCAACTCCAACATCTGCACCATCATTGAGTGCGGAATCACCACGCCAAGGAACTCGGTTTGTGGCTTCATTTAAGTTCCCAGAACGTTGGGCTTCATAAAATAAAATTGATTTCTCTAAAGCTTCACTATAATTAAATCCAACATTATTATTAATATTACTGCTAATTGTGCCGATGACAGGGGTTGTATTTGCGATCGCATATCCGTTACCACTAAAGAGAGTGAGGATAATTGTTTCATCAGATTCCACAATGGTATCTGGGATGGGATCAAGGCTGAGAGTGGCACTACTTGCACCCGCCGCAAAGTTAATAGTTCCTGTGGTAGTAGTGAAATTTGCTGCACCGTTTTGATTGTAGTCGGTATTCAAGGTGGCTGTACCACCAACTTTATAGTTCACTGTTAGGACGCTGGCTGTGCTACCTGTGCGAGTGAAAGTATAAACGAGGTTGGCACTTCCATTTTCACTGACAATGCTAGGAGATAACGCTAGATTAATGACGGGAAGTGCAGTATCAATCAGAGTTATGGTTTGATCTGAAAATTGGATTTTCTCAATATCGTATAATTTATCAATTCCGTCACCATTGCTGATCAAATGAGTAATGGTATAAAGTCCATTGGAGTTACTCAGCTGATATTGAGAACGAGTACCAGCGTAGACTGCTGTATCATTACCTGCACCGCCGTAGAGGATATCATTGTCTGCACCACCTTCTAAACGGTCATCTCCTTGTTCCCCAAACAAGGCATCCTCACCTCTCCATCCTCTCAGGGTATCATTCCCTAAACCACCAAATAAGCGATCGCCATGATAGTCATTACCATCAATAACATCATTGGCATTAACTGTGTTAAAAATGAAGTCAGTTGCTTGCAGTTGAGTGTAATTAATCCCATTCAGCTGTAACTTGGATTCAAGTCCGTCAGCATAAGTTTTAATCAGCGCATTATTTTGTCCATCATTACTCAGGAGTATTTGCAGGGTAGCCCAATCAGCAATGTTAAGTTTTGTAATATCAACTTTGTCCTGTCCCCGAACAAAATCTATAACGATATCATTATTGTTTTGATATCGCTGATATCGGTCAAAATCAAACACGAATGTATCGTTACCTGCACCGCCGTAGAGGATATCATTCTCTGCACCACCCTCTAAACGGTCGTTTCCTTGCTCCCCAAACAAGATATCCTCACCTCTAAATCCTTTGAGGGTATCATTTCCTAACCCACCGAATAAGCGATCGCCATTGTAATCATCACCATCGATAGTATCATTGGAATTAACTGTATTGAAGATAAAATCAGTAGTTTGTAGTTGAGTAGAATTGATGCCATTGAGTTTTAATTGGGACGCATAACCACCATAATAAGTGGTAATTAAGGCATTATTTTGTCCATCATTACTAATGAGCGTTTGCAGAGTAGACCAAGCACTAATATTCAGGTTTTTAATATCAATTTTGTCCTGTCCCTGAACAAAATCCATGACTACATCATAATTGTTTTGATACCGTTCAAAATCAAATACGAATACATCATTACCCGCACCACCGTAAAAGGTATCATTGCCTCTCAAGCCCTGAATCACATCATTTCCTGAAGTTCCAGTAATAGTATCATTACCATTAGTGCCTGTAAAATTCTGCTGTTCTACCTGAATGATTTGCCCATTTACAGCTATCGTCGTGTGATCATCCTCAGCCTTTAAAGCCTCTAAAATTTCAATATCCAAACTATAACCCTGTACTAACTCAGCAAAAATCGCCCCTTCATCTCCTGCGCTATCTGTTAAATTAATTTGAGCATCTATAAAATGTCCAATTTCCTCTAATAAAACCGCGTTAATAGTTGCTGTTGTGGCATTAGCAATAAGGATATTTGACAGATAAATCTTATTAGTGCTACTGGCATAAGCCCCATTAGCACCACCAAGAATGCTACTATCAACAATCTCAATTTGCGGAAGTTGACTAAAATCACCAGCTTGCCACTGTAAACGCAGATTTTCCGCGAAACTACGATTGTATTGCGTACCAAAAGCGGTATCGAAAACCTGCCAGAAATTATCTAAACCAGAAAATGCGCTGAGTTGATTGTATGTCAGCGTCAGGGCAGCGTTTTTCCATGAAGTAGTAGCCATTGGGTTAAATCTCCTAAATGGTTAAATCAGTTTATTTACGGTTGATACTTGGGATAATATTTGTACGAATATATAGCAGGTGACAGAGCTAAAAGTCTTTTGGTGTCTAAGTTTTATCATTAGTTGATGTCCTAACTGCCTTGTCCGTTGCTATAGCTGCTCGAAAAGCAACTTACTGTTGCTGTAATTATGGAAGCATAATCCAGATTTAGGGTGCGTCAACCTGGTGTAACGCACCCATATATCTAAGCAATCAGACTAAAATCGCTACTAGCAAGGGTAATATCAAGATTCCCTAAACGGGCAAACTCAAACACCTTACCTACACCCAGAACATTTCCATCTTGGTTATAGAAGAGGCTACCAGTACTTTGACTATAAACAATCCGAGCAGCATTTGCATTGACTAATGCATCATCAGAGACAACTGCAAAGTTAGTTAAAGCCTGTCCCACAGTGTTAGTAATAGCCGTGAATGTGCTTTTACTCAGAACAATTTTATCTTGTCCGGCATCAAACTGGGTAATGTAATCAACGCCTAAACTAGTGCTAAATACTCCATTGCCTTGGAAACGATATTGATCATTACCGACTCCACCATTGAGAAGATCATCGCCTAGTCCTCCCCAGAGAATATCATTTCCTGCTAATCCTTGCAGTTGGTCATTGCCTTCACCACCAATGAGAAGGTTATCGAGGGCATTACCCGTGAGACGGTTATTACCTGTGCCACCTGTAGCATTTTCGATGACGTTGTTGGCAGAGAGAATGAGTTTCAGATTACTATTAACAGTCTGTGAGGTGATTACTCCCAAATTCACATTTACTGAGGCAGTAGTACCACTAAAGTCAATAGTATCAATTCCTCCTGTTGTAGTTTCGATAATCCTGTCGGTTCCTAAAGCAGTATTAGCAACAAAAGAGTATGTATCATTACCATTCAGACCTGTCAGGGTATTATTAGCTTGATTACCCTTAAAGACGTTATCGCCGGCATTACCTGTACCGTTAATAGCCGTTGTGCCTGTTAAAGTCAGGTTTTCTACGTTGGTTGGTAAGGTAGTGGTAGCAGAAGCAACGAGGGTATCGGTTATGGTTGTAATGGCACTGGTTTTAGTCCCTAAACTGGCATTGGTAGGAGATGTCAGCGTTAGGGTAAAGGTTTCATCTGCTTCATTGATACCATCATTGACAATGGGAATATTGATGACTTGAGTTTTGATTCCAGGGTTGAAGGTTAATGTTCCTGTAGTGTTGGTATAGTCTGAACCCGCTATAGCTGTACCGTTACTAGTTGCATAGTTCACGGTAATGGTTTGGTTGCTGGTGTTGGAAAGAGTAACAGTGTAGGTAAGGTTTTGTGGACTGGTTCTTCCTTCAACAATTGTCTGGTCAGCACTAAGATTGATGGTGACAGATGGTGCTACATCATCATTGGTAATAGTTCCCGTTACCGCTGCGGTTGTGCCAATAGTGTAACCTGTGCCAGCAGCCAAAGTTAAAGCCACGGTTTCATCAGCTTCAACTGTGGTGTCTGCTGTGGGGTCTACAGTTAAGGTTGCTGTACTCGAACCAGCTGCAAAGGTAATAGTTCCGGTAGTGCTAGTAAAGCTGGCTGCACCTGTTTGGGTATAGTCTGTGTTGAAAGTGGCTGTTCCACCAACGGTATAGTTGACGGTTAAGGCATTGGCGGTGCTGCCAGTTCTGGTAAAGGTGTAACCTAGATTGGTAGTTCCATCTTCGGTGACACTGGCAGGAGATACAGCTAGGGTGATGTTGGATGGAACAACTGTTGAGGTGATGGGAACAGACAGCTGATTACCATTAGTATCGAATAAGGCTATGTAGCTATCTGTCCCTCCCTGATTAGTATAGCTGGGGAAACTGCCATACTCAGTCCAACCACTAACGTATATATTGCCCTGGTTATCAATACTCAAACCATTAGCATAATCATTTGAGTTTGTACCAAATTGCTTAACCCAGAGTCTCGTCCCACTGGTGTTATATTTCGCCAGAAAGCCGTCATAGCCTCCTAAAGCAGTATTTCCTGCAAATTGACCACCAGTCCAACCTGTAACATAAGTATTACCAGCGCTATCTGTTTTGGAGGCAATAGAATAGTCTTCGGAGGTTGTCCCAAATTGTTTAACCCAAGCCAATGTTCCTGTGCTGCTATATTTGGCAACAAAACCATCATAAGAACCTAAACTGGTGTTACCACTGAAAGTACCATCAGTATAGCCAGTAATAAAGGCATTTCCTGTACTATCGTAACTAATGCCATTGATATTGGCATAATTATTTCCAGATGAACCGAGTTGTTTAACCCAAGCTTGAGTTCCACTGGAGTCGTATTTACTGACAAAGACATCATAACCACTAGCATTGGTATTTCCAGCAAATGCCCCTGCTGTTGAGCCTAAAACATAGATATTATTGTTACTATCTACGCTAACGCCTATTGTTTCATCATCTTGGTCTGTACCAAACTGTTTGATCCAGGTTTGAGTACCATTAGTGTCGTATTTGGCAATATAAGCGTCATAGGCTCCTTGGGTGACATTACCAGCAAATGCACCATAGGTTTTACCAACTATATAGCTATTGCCATTACTATCAACACTAATTCCGAAAGAAGTGTCATCGGCAGCAGTACCAAATTGTTTTACCCAAGCTAGGGTTCCCGCCGAAGTATATTTAGTAATAAACCCATCGTTACTACCGAGATTGGTAGCCCCCGCAAAAGCTCCATTGGTGTAGCCAGCGGTATAAACATTGCCAGCACTATCATTACCAGTTCCAATGGCATAATCAGTACCAGAAGTACCGAACTGTTTAATCCAGGCTTGACTGCCATCGGGGTTGTATTTGGTAATATAGCCATCATCGTTGCCAGCGTTAGTATTTCCAGCAAAAGCCCCAGTGGTAAAGCCTGCTGCAAAAATACTGCCGCTACTGTCATTGCTGACTCCACTATTTTGCTCTTGACCAGATGTTCCAAACTGTACTGGCCAGGGATTGGTTGAGGCTGCAACTTGTAAAGTGTAGTTGGCATTATTCCCAGCAGCAGGTCGGAAGACTTTGACGTAATATGTTCCAGCGTCAACTATGGAACTCACAATTTCATCAGCAGTTCCGGCTTTAATACCTTGGGCAAGAGTACGACCTAATCCATCAACTAACCAAACATTGGCATTAGATGTCAAATTGCTAAGTTTAAGTTGGACATTGCTGGCTGTGGTGACATTAAAGCGATAAAAATCAAATAGGTCTGTATCACCTACAAAGTCTGTGACTGTTTGAGAAACGTAGGGAATTATCGCCCCTAAATTCTGAACTTGGTCTACTACTTCTAAGGTTAAGTTATTACCTGTGGATGTTGGTGCAAAAGCTAGACTACTACTGATATCTATGCCTTCAATGCTGTTGAAGCTCTTGGTTGTGGCAGAACCATAAGTTAAAACTGTAAATTTATTACCAATGGTGGGTGTATAGGCACCGGTTAAATTCAGTTTGAGGATACCACCTATATCTGCTGCACCAGTAATTGCTAATTTATCAAAGGTGGTTGCACTGCTTAATTCTAGGTTGAGTGTTCCCGTACTGCTTTGGCTGTAGTCACCTATGATATTTAATGTACCAATGGTATTCCCAGGATTGACTTGACCACCAGTATTGTTAACATTACCTGTGATAGTTCCAACTCCTACTAAAGTTCCTCCTTGCAGGTTCAGAAAACTAGAAGAATCAAAAGTGAGACTACCACCACTGAGGCGAGTTGTTCCCGCAGTTTGGGTATAACTGCCAGTAAATCCTAACTTCCCTTTCTTAACATCAACTATGCCGATGTTGTTGAAGAGTCCACTAATATAGGACTGATCGGTGGTTGTACCGTTAGATTTGGTGAGAGTACCAGCATTATTGAAAGTGGATAAAGCATCAGAGGCATAAAAATCGGCATCGCTTTGGAGGTCAATAGTGCCAGTGCTGGTATTGTTCCAAGTTGCGCCATTTTGAGCATACAAATAGCCAGTTCCTGTCCAAACCGTTGCACCTGATGTTTCTAAGGTTGTTCCATCTAAGGTTTGATAGTTACTCAGGTTTAATGTGCCACTGACGGTCTTTTTGCCAGTACCGCTTAATGTACCTCCACTCCAGTTGAGTTTGTTGGAAATTGTTAAAGCACCTGCTCCTGTTAAAGTTCCTCCAATCAAGTTAACAGGGGCAGCCCAAGTAGAAGCAGCATTAACTGTAGTTGTCCCACTTTCAATATTAAAGTTTCCCGCACCAGTGACGCTGTTGCCTGTATTTAAATCGTAATTTCCATTACTAATTTTTAATGTAGCTCCAGTATCAATACTGAAAATACTGCTATTACTTCCCCCACCGTAAAGATTTAATGTCCCTGTCTTGACTTGGACTGTACCTGTGTTGTTGAAGATAAAACCTATATAGGATTCATCTGTGGTTGTACCATTGGATTTTGTGAAAGTACCAGCATTATTAAAAGTGGGTTGATTACCACTCCCCCAGTACAAATCTGCATCTCCTTGTAAGTCAATAGCTCCTGTGCTGGTATTGTTCCAAACTGCGTTGTTAGAACCGTACAAATAGCCATTACCTGTCCAAAACGTTGTACCTGATGTTTCTAAGGTTGTTCCATCTAAGTATTGATAGTCACTCAGGTTTAATGTGCCACTGACGGTCTTTTTGCCTGTGCCGCTTAATGTGCTATTACTCCAGTTGAGTTTGCTGGAAATTGTTAAAGCACCTGCTCCGGTGATGGTTCCACTAGCCAGATTTAAAACACCATTGTTACTAACGGTACTCGCGCCATTTAGGGTTAAGGTATAACCGTTAATATCGAGGGTTTGGATTCCTATAGTTGTACCAAGAGTTAAACCAGTCAGAGTTCTGTTGATATCTAAGAGAACAGTATAAGTGCCACCAATGGTGATTTGGGCAATATCCGCCGAACTTGGTATAGTGCCGGGAGTCCAATTGCTGGCAAGATTCCAGTTGCCGTTAGCAGCGTTTTTCCAAGAAAGAGTAGCCATTGAGTGAAGTCTCCTAAATGATTAAAGCAGTATATTTACGGTTGAAAAATTGGAGTAAAGCGTATTTATAGTTAGGGAATTTAAGAAAAATTACAGCAAAATTCAGAAGCCAAGCTTCCCAGAGCTTGAGCATAAGGAACTCAAAGGTTAGCATTGATAAACTCTTAAATGACCTTTATACTTGGATTTTTGGCTTCAATTTAGTAATTATTTTCTCTGAAATCTGCTGTAATATTGCTGATCTAGAATTTACTACTTTTATACGGACTTTCCTAGAAAAGTAACATTTATTTTACATTTCAGAGAAAGTCTTTTTATACCAATTTATTTATGCAATCAAGGTAAAAATATAATATTTGTTGCCTTTAAATACTGAGTACTTAAAAATTACACAACACTAGACTAAAATATCAAAAACTATCATTATTAACTATGCTGTCAGTCAGAGATGCAGAAGCTACTATTTTAAATTTGGTGCAAGGGTTAGATAAGCAGAAGGATATAGAATTTGTCGATTTATTAACGGCACATAATCGAATTTTGGCAACTTCTGTAAATAGTTATCTGGATTTTCCTCATTGGGATAATTCCGAAATGGATGGTTTTGCGGTGCGTTATGCAGATGTGCTGAAAGCAACTGCTGAAAAACCAACTGTTTTAGAAGTTGTGGAAGAAATTCCCGCTGGATATAAACCGCAAATTACTGTTAAACCAGGACAAGCGGCACGAATTTTTACGGGTGCGGTGATGCCAGATGGTGCGGATACTGTAGTTATGCAGGAAAAAACACACCGACAGGAAAACCGCGTTTTTATCTTTGCTGCACCCCAACCGCAAGAGTTTGTGAGACGCAAGGGAGATTTTTACAAAGCAGGAAGCGAACTTTTACCAGCGGGTATTCGCCTAAGTGCTACGGAAATTGCAGTTTTAGCTGCGGCAGGGCATGATCAAATCAGTGTTTTTCGTCGTCCTCGCGTGGTAATTTTTTCTAGTGGTAATGAGTTGGTGATGCCGGGAGAAGCGCTGCAAGCTGGACAAATAGTAGATTCTAATCAGTTTGCTTTGGCAACTTTGGTTAGGGAAGTGGGGGCTGAAGTGTTAGTTTTAGGAATTGTTAAAGATGATCCGACTGCGTTAAAAGAAATTATCGAGTATGCGATCGCTAATTCTGATATCGTTATTTCTTCTGGTGGCGTGTCTGTAGGCGATTATGACTATATAGAAAAGATTTTACAATCACTGGGCGCAAAAATCCATTTTCAGTCTGTGCAAATGCGTCCAGGTAAACCTCTGACTTTTGCAACTTTCCCCAATACTCTATACTTTGGTTTACCCGGAAATCCTGTGTCTGCGTTGGTGACTTGTTGGCGCTTTGTGCAACCGACGATTAAAAAACTAGCGGGACTTGCTCAAGGTTGGCAAGGGCAATTTTTGAAAGTGCGATCGCACTCCGAACTACAATCTAATGGCAAAATGGAAACTTATATCTGGGGTAAGTTACATTTAGTCAATGGCGTTTATGAATTTTATCAAGCCGGGGGTAATAATAGTTCTGGTAATTTAATTAATTTAGCCCAAACTAATGCTTTAGCTGTTTTACCAGTCGGGAAAACCTTAGTTTATCCACGGGAAGAAGTGCTAGTCTTGCAGGTGAGATAATTAGTAATAACTCAAGTTGTTAGCTATCTATAGGACTTACGCAAGATTGAACTCAAAACCTGATTCTTGCGTAGGGGTAATTCATGAATCACCCCTACTTCCATTCTGTTTTGCGTAAGTCCTGATCTAGTTTAGGCTGGTAATGGGTAATTGGTAATAAAACTTCTGTTTTCATCCTGTTCATCCTTTAATCCTGGACATCCTGATTCAGACAATGTGTCTAAATAAACCAAGAGTAGTTGATTTAATGCGATCGCCATCAAAAATTCTATCAGAAGTTTTTGCCACCTTACAATTAGCAGTTCCTTTGGGAGGCATTCAGCTTGCAGAGACGGCTGTTGGTTTTGTAAATACCGTCATGATGGGGTTTTTGGGCATTCAATCCCTGGCCGCTGGTGCTTTAGGTGTAATTACCTTTTATACCATAACTTTCATGTGTATGGGGGTTTTAGAAGGAGCCAGTCCCCTAGCAGCCGAAGCCTTTGGTGCCGGCAACACAAAGCGCATTCGCCAACTTTTAGCTCAAGGACTTTGGCTGGTACTTGCCCTCTCTTTACCAATGATGTTGCTAACGTGGCATCTGGACTATATTTTAATGCTATCGGGTCAACAAGAAAATACAGTAGCCCTAGCCAGTCATTATTTAAGAGCCATTGTTTGGGGTTTTCCAGCAGTGTTGGGGTTCTTCATCTTCAAGGAAGTAGCCACTGCCCTCAATCGCCCCCAACTAATTAGTGCGATCGCTCTGACTAGCATTCCCCTAAATATTACCATCAACTACCTTCTACTTTTTGGTAAGCTAGGTTTGCCATCTCTAGGATTAGCGGGAATTGGTTGGGCCAGTACATTTGTCTTGTGGGTAAATTGCCTAGCAGCAGCAGCCATACTTGGTTTCCATCCTTGGTTTAGAGAATACAAACTGTTTGCCTCCCTAAAGTTTGATAGAGAACTGTTTGCTAAACTTTGGGAAAACGGCTGGCCTATTGGTTTGCAATTCGCAGCCTCCATGTTGTTATTTACCCTGATTGCCTTGTTCAGTGGCTATATGGGAACAACACTACTGGCCGCAAATGAAATTGTCGTGCAAACTATAGAAGTCTCTCTAATTGTCCCAATAGCGACTTCTTACGCTGCCATGACGCGAGTTGGACAGATGCTTGGTCAAAATGACTTTATTGGTGCAAAAAGGTCAGGATTTGCAGCTATTACTATCGGTATTGCCGCAATGAGCATGATCACCATTGCTTTATGGCTATTTCCAGAGCAAATTGCCGGCATATATTTAGATGCAAGTCATCCAGATAACACAATAGCAATTAAATCTGCAATCCCCCTACTGAGAATTGCCGCACTTTTTTTAATAGCTTATGGACTTAATCTCATTGCTATGGGATTGTTGCAGGGAATTCAAGATATCCGCTTCCCTTTATTAATTAACATACTATTTCAGTGGTGTGTTGGCATAACAAGCGGCTACCTACTGTGCTTCTATCTCAATTGGGGAGGTATCGGCTTATGGTCAGGATTAACAATAGGAACTACACTAGCCACAGTGTTTTTAATCTATCGTTTTTACCTTTTAACTTCTGAGATTATCCAATCTAAAGAAAATGAGGAAGGGTGTAAATCCGCAGATGATGATCAAACTCCTGTATTGCAATCAGTTTCTTAAGAGACTTCCAATTAAAAAAATATCTTAATATTTCTTGTGGTGCGGGCCGAAAAGCCCGCTAATAATACAAGGACGGGCAAGATGCCTATCCCACAAGATTAGATCATCTTTTTTGTGTATT includes:
- the glp gene encoding gephyrin-like molybdotransferase Glp, which codes for MLSVRDAEATILNLVQGLDKQKDIEFVDLLTAHNRILATSVNSYLDFPHWDNSEMDGFAVRYADVLKATAEKPTVLEVVEEIPAGYKPQITVKPGQAARIFTGAVMPDGADTVVMQEKTHRQENRVFIFAAPQPQEFVRRKGDFYKAGSELLPAGIRLSATEIAVLAAAGHDQISVFRRPRVVIFSSGNELVMPGEALQAGQIVDSNQFALATLVREVGAEVLVLGIVKDDPTALKEIIEYAIANSDIVISSGGVSVGDYDYIEKILQSLGAKIHFQSVQMRPGKPLTFATFPNTLYFGLPGNPVSALVTCWRFVQPTIKKLAGLAQGWQGQFLKVRSHSELQSNGKMETYIWGKLHLVNGVYEFYQAGGNNSSGNLINLAQTNALAVLPVGKTLVYPREEVLVLQVR
- a CDS encoding beta strand repeat-containing protein; translated protein: MATLSWKNAANGNWNLASNWTPGTIPSSADIAQITIGGTYTVLLDINRTLTGLTLGTTIGIQTLDINGYTLTLNGASTVSNNGVLNLASGTITGAGALTISSKLNWSNSTLSGTGKKTVSGTLNLSDYQYLDGTTLETSGTTFWTGNGYLYGSNNAVWNNTSTGAIDLQGDADLYWGSGNQPTFNNAGTFTKSNGTTTDESYIGFIFNNTGTVQVKTGTLNLYGGGSNSSIFSIDTGATLKISNGNYDLNTGNSVTGAGNFNIESGTTTVNAASTWAAPVNLIGGTLTGAGALTISNKLNWSGGTLSGTGKKTVSGTLNLSNYQTLDGTTLETSGATVWTGTGYLYAQNGATWNNTSTGTIDLQSDADFYASDALSTFNNAGTLTKSNGTTTDQSYISGLFNNIGIVDVKKGKLGFTGSYTQTAGTTRLSGGSLTFDSSSFLNLQGGTLVGVGTITGNVNNTGGQVNPGNTIGTLNIIGDYSQSSTGTLNLELSSATTFDKLAITGAADIGGILKLNLTGAYTPTIGNKFTVLTYGSATTKSFNSIEGIDISSSLAFAPTSTGNNLTLEVVDQVQNLGAIIPYVSQTVTDFVGDTDLFDFYRFNVTTASNVQLKLSNLTSNANVWLVDGLGRTLAQGIKAGTADEIVSSIVDAGTYYVKVFRPAAGNNANYTLQVAASTNPWPVQFGTSGQEQNSGVSNDSSGSIFAAGFTTGAFAGNTNAGNDDGYITKYNPDGSQAWIKQFGTSGTDYAIGTGNDSAGNVYTAGYTNGAFAGATNLGSNDGFITKYTSAGTLAWVKQFGTAADDTSFGISVDSNGNSYIVGKTYGAFAGNVTQGAYDAYIAKYDTNGTQTWIKQFGTDQDDETIGVSVDSNNNIYVLGSTAGAFAGNTNASGYDVFVSKYDSSGTQAWVKQLGSSGNNYANINGISYDSTGNAFITGYTDGTFSGNTSLGSYDGFVAKYSSTGTLAWVKQFGTTSEDYSIASKTDSAGNTYVTGWTGGQFAGNTALGGYDGFLAKYNTSGTRLWVKQFGTNSNDYANGLSIDNQGNIYVSGWTEYGSFPSYTNQGGTDSYIALFDTNGNQLSVPITSTVVPSNITLAVSPASVTEDGTTNLGYTFTRTGSTANALTVNYTVGGTATFNTDYTQTGAASFTSTTGTITFAAGSSTATLTVDPTADTTVEADETVALTLAAGTGYTIGTTAAVTGTITNDDVAPSVTINLSADQTIVEGRTSPQNLTYTVTLSNTSNQTITVNYATSNGTAIAGSDYTNTTGTLTFNPGIKTQVINIPIVNDGINEADETFTLTLTSPTNASLGTKTSAITTITDTLVASATTTLPTNVENLTLTGTTAINGTGNAGDNVFKGNQANNTLTGLNGNDTYSFVANTALGTDRIIETTTGGIDTIDFSGTTASVNVNLGVITSQTVNSNLKLILSANNVIENATGGTGNNRLTGNALDNLLIGGEGNDQLQGLAGNDILWGGLGDDLLNGGVGNDQYRFQGNGVFSTSLGVDYITQFDAGQDKIVLSKSTFTAITNTVGQALTNFAVVSDDALVNANAARIVYSQSTGSLFYNQDGNVLGVGKVFEFARLGNLDITLASSDFSLIA
- a CDS encoding MATE family efflux transporter, encoding MCLNKPRVVDLMRSPSKILSEVFATLQLAVPLGGIQLAETAVGFVNTVMMGFLGIQSLAAGALGVITFYTITFMCMGVLEGASPLAAEAFGAGNTKRIRQLLAQGLWLVLALSLPMMLLTWHLDYILMLSGQQENTVALASHYLRAIVWGFPAVLGFFIFKEVATALNRPQLISAIALTSIPLNITINYLLLFGKLGLPSLGLAGIGWASTFVLWVNCLAAAAILGFHPWFREYKLFASLKFDRELFAKLWENGWPIGLQFAASMLLFTLIALFSGYMGTTLLAANEIVVQTIEVSLIVPIATSYAAMTRVGQMLGQNDFIGAKRSGFAAITIGIAAMSMITIALWLFPEQIAGIYLDASHPDNTIAIKSAIPLLRIAALFLIAYGLNLIAMGLLQGIQDIRFPLLINILFQWCVGITSGYLLCFYLNWGGIGLWSGLTIGTTLATVFLIYRFYLLTSEIIQSKENEEGCKSADDDQTPVLQSVS